Proteins encoded by one window of Enterobacter hormaechei subsp. xiangfangensis:
- the mdtK gene encoding MdtK family multidrug efflux MATE transporter, with protein MQKYMIEARQLLALAIPVIVAQVAQTAMGFVDTVMAGGYSATDMAAVAIGTSIWLPAILFGHGLLLALTPVIAQLNGSGRRDRVAHQVRQGFWLAGFVSVLIMIVLWNAGYIIRAMHNIDPALADKAVGYLRALLWGAPGYLFFQVARNQCEGLAKTKPGMVMGFIGLLVNIPVNYIFIYGHFGMPELGGVGCGVATAAVYWVMFGSMLTYIKHARSMRDIRNDTTFSTPDWSMLTRLTQLGLPIALALFFEVTLFAVVALLVSPLGIIDVAGHQIALNFSSLMFVLPMSLAAAVTIRVGFRLGQGSTLDAQTAARTGLGVGVCMAVCTALFTVLLREQIALLYNDNPEVVTLASHLMLLAAIYQISDSIQVIGSGVLRGYKDTRSIFFITFIAYWVLGLPCGYILALTDLVVDRMGPAGFWMGFIIGLTSAAIMMMLRMRFLQRQPSTVILQRAAR; from the coding sequence GTGCAGAAGTATATGATCGAAGCGCGTCAGTTATTGGCACTGGCAATACCGGTGATCGTCGCGCAGGTAGCCCAAACCGCAATGGGATTTGTGGATACGGTAATGGCCGGTGGTTACAGCGCCACCGATATGGCCGCCGTGGCGATCGGAACCTCAATCTGGCTCCCGGCCATTCTGTTTGGTCACGGCCTGCTGCTGGCGCTAACGCCCGTCATCGCACAGCTTAACGGCTCCGGTCGACGTGACCGCGTGGCCCATCAGGTGCGCCAGGGCTTCTGGCTGGCCGGGTTCGTCTCCGTCCTGATTATGATCGTCCTGTGGAACGCCGGGTATATTATTCGCGCCATGCATAATATCGACCCGGCGCTGGCGGATAAGGCGGTCGGTTATCTGCGCGCCCTGCTCTGGGGCGCGCCCGGCTATCTGTTCTTCCAGGTGGCACGTAACCAGTGTGAAGGGCTGGCAAAAACCAAGCCGGGCATGGTGATGGGCTTTATCGGCTTGCTGGTGAACATTCCCGTGAACTATATCTTCATTTACGGTCATTTTGGCATGCCGGAACTAGGCGGCGTGGGCTGCGGCGTGGCGACGGCAGCGGTGTACTGGGTGATGTTCGGAAGCATGCTCACCTACATTAAGCATGCGCGATCCATGCGCGACATTCGCAACGACACCACCTTTAGCACGCCTGACTGGTCGATGTTGACCCGCCTGACACAGCTGGGTCTGCCCATTGCGCTGGCGCTGTTCTTTGAAGTGACGCTGTTTGCCGTCGTCGCCCTGCTGGTCTCGCCGTTAGGGATTATTGATGTGGCAGGCCACCAGATCGCGCTGAACTTCAGCTCTTTGATGTTTGTTCTGCCGATGTCGCTGGCGGCTGCGGTGACGATTCGCGTGGGCTTCCGTCTGGGGCAAGGTTCTACGCTGGATGCGCAAACGGCTGCCCGCACCGGGCTGGGCGTCGGCGTCTGCATGGCGGTCTGTACCGCCCTCTTTACCGTGCTGTTGCGTGAGCAAATTGCCCTGCTCTATAACGACAACCCGGAGGTAGTGACTCTGGCCTCGCACCTGATGCTGCTGGCGGCCATTTATCAGATCTCTGACTCCATCCAGGTCATTGGCAGCGGCGTGCTGCGTGGGTATAAAGATACGCGTTCCATCTTCTTTATCACCTTTATCGCTTACTGGGTGCTGGGTCTGCCGTGCGGGTACATTCTGGCGCTCACGGATCTGGTGGTGGATCGCATGGGGCCAGCCGGATTCTGGATGGGCTTTATCATCGGCTTAACGTCTGCGGCCATTATGATGATGCTGCGCATGCGTTTCCTGCAACGTCAGCCCTCTACGGTTATTTTGCAGCGCGCTGCACGTTGA
- a CDS encoding riboflavin synthase — MFTGIVQGTAKVVSIDEKPNFRTHVVELPEYMLDGIETGASIAHNGCCLTVTEINGNQISFDLMKETLRITNLGELVVGDIINVERAAKFSDEIGGHLMSGHIMTTAEVAKIVTSENNRQIWFKVQDPSLMKYILYKGFIGIDGISLTVGEVTPTRFCVHLIPETLQRTTLGAKKLGQRVNIEIDPQTQAVVDTVERVLAAKEAAIIKTVEEE; from the coding sequence ATGTTTACTGGTATTGTGCAGGGCACTGCCAAAGTGGTGTCCATTGATGAAAAACCGAATTTCCGCACTCACGTGGTTGAGCTGCCTGAATATATGCTCGACGGCATTGAAACCGGGGCGTCGATAGCGCATAACGGCTGCTGCCTGACGGTGACCGAAATTAACGGTAATCAGATTAGCTTTGATTTAATGAAAGAGACGCTGCGCATCACTAACCTGGGTGAGCTGGTGGTGGGAGATATCATCAACGTTGAACGCGCGGCGAAATTCAGCGATGAGATTGGTGGGCATCTGATGTCGGGCCATATTATGACCACCGCAGAAGTGGCGAAAATTGTGACCTCGGAAAATAACCGTCAAATCTGGTTCAAGGTGCAGGATCCGTCATTAATGAAATACATCCTTTATAAAGGATTTATTGGCATCGATGGGATTAGTCTGACCGTCGGTGAAGTGACGCCTACGCGTTTTTGCGTGCATTTAATTCCTGAAACGCTGCAACGTACTACGCTTGGCGCAAAAAAATTGGGGCAGCGCGTAAATATCGAAATTGATCCCCAGACCCAGGCGGTCGTGGATACCGTTGAGCGCGTGCTG